The genomic DNA CCCCCAACATGAGCCTTGGGGTGAACCTGCTGCTGGGCCTGGTGGGCCAGGTGGCTCGGAGCCTGGGCGACACCTACGACGTAGAGATCGTAGAGGCGCACCACCGGTTCAAGAAGGACGCCCCGAGCGGCACCGCGCTCGCCCTCGCCCGGTCAGCGGCCGAAGCACTGGGGCGCAAGCTGGAACGGGTAGGGGTGCCGGGCCGCAACGGGGTGTCCGAGCGCAAGACGAGCGACATCGGCCTCATCTCCGTCCGCGCCGGGGACATCGCCGGCGAGCACACGGTGCTGTTCGGCGGGATCGGAGAACGCATCGAGCTGGTCCACCGCGCCCATAGCCGGGAGGCCTTCGCCCGCGGTGCTATTCGCGCGGCCCAGTGGCTCGCGGACAAGGACGCCGGCCTTTACACCATGCAGGACGTCCTCGGGCTGGCGGACGGTTCTTCAGGCCCTATGGCGTCATCTCGGTGACCGGGCTCCCTTCATCAGGCTCGATCGTCGCGGGCGTAAGCGCATCGAAGATGCCAACAAAGCGCCCGAACGAGCCATCGGTTTCGGCGAATTGAACCTCGGTCGAGCCGACTACGCGGCGCGGGTTGCCGTCGACATCCGACACGTTCGAGAACTGGCCGCGCCACGTCCCGGCGAATGCCGCGATCGTACGTTCAGGGTGGGTGACGGTGATGTCGGTATCCTCGAACGCGCCCTTGGCGTCAAAGGACGCCGCGAAGTGCAGGTCGTAGTCGGCCGGCAGCGCGGTGACATCGGGACTCCGCGAGGACACGATCGGAAAGAGGTGGCGGCCGGGTGTGGTCTCGATCTCATCGAGACACCCAAGGCACCCCGTGATTTCCTTTTCGTCGAAGTTGGCGGTCAGCGAGATAGGGCCCTGGAATTCAGTGTACTCGGACTCATCGGCCAACTCGCCCCATGCGCGGCCATAGTAGTACTGGTACAGGCCGCCGGCACCGCCGACAAAGGTGGCCGTGCCGGTCAAGGGAACGTCGGGCGGTGCAGCGGGGTCTAGTTCCGGGCCATCGATAAAGACCCCCATTGCGGCGGTTCCGACACGCTGATAGGATACGCCGGGCGGATAAACGAGCCACCATCCGGCCGCGAGGTAGTCGGTGGGGTCGGCGTCGTTCCACGAGACGACGGCGTAGAGCATGATCTTGCCGTCGTAGTGGTTTTCCGAGAGCAACCATTCACGGCTGGTATGTCCGGGTTGCGAAGGTTGTGGGAGTAGAAGCCCCCACTCGGCCTCATAGTTTCGGACGGTATCGAGCGTCCGGGTACGGCCGTCGTGGTAGCGTACGTCGACGCTGAGGACGTTGTCGACGAAGGTCGTCCGCGCGCCAAACGGTTGCGCGGCGGGCTCGAGCGGCGGGATTGGCGGCGGAGGCGGGTCCGGAGCCGGGCCGGAACCGCCGCCGACGGAACAGCCCGCTGTCAGAGAAGCCAGGAACAGAGCCATCAGTAGTGTCGTTAGTCTCATGGCGATTTCCATTACCGGATGGTACCGCTTGACGTCAAGGACCGGGAACCGAGGCGGAACTCGCATCCTTCTTCCCTCCCTCGGTTGACATCCGGAATCCCATATATTAATCAGGTTTCCTATTCTCAGTGGCTTCAGAATCTTCAAAATCCGACTCTGAGTCGGCGGAAGCGGAAGTTGAACGGCTTGCGGAGCGCATTGGCCGGTTGATTCGGTCCGTCGAGCCGGATAAGCGGGAGGATCTGAAGGAACTCGCCTTTTCGCTGGTGCGCGAGGAGTTGATCCGAGGCGAGGAACCACGGAAGGAAGCGAGCGGGGCCACACCGGCGCCGATGAATCCCCTGGGCGCCGGCGTGTTGTTTTTTATGTTGGGCGCCGGCCTTTCCTTCGTGTTCGGTCCGGTGGGCTTGGCGTTGATGGTCGGCGGCCTTTTCTTCATCGCCTGGGGGGCCGCTATAAGCTGGTTCAAGAAGAAGTAGGGACGCGATGGCTACGAGCGAGAAACGGGAAATAAAGCGAGGCATCTGGAGCCGCCGGGACTTCTTCGGCCGCCTTGGCTGGCTGGGGTTCGGGGCGTTCTCCCTGGTCTCCCTCTTCGGTTTCATGCGGTCGGCGTTTCCGCGGGTGCTCTTCAAGCCGCCGTCGACGTTCAAGGCCGGCTTTCCGACCGACTATGCCATCGGTGAGGTGAGCGAGAAGTTCAAGAAGGACTTCCGTGTGTGGATCGTGCGCGAGGAGGTGGGCTTCTACGCGATCTCCTCCATTTGCACCCATCTTGGGTGCACGCCGCGCTGGCTCTCCGCCGAGAGCAAGTTCAAGTGCCCCTGTCACGGCAGCGGCTTTTTCAAGTCGGGCCTGAACTTCGAGGGCCCGGCGCCGCGGCCGCTGGACCGCTTCGAGATCGCCGTGGCGGAGGACGGACAGCTCGTGGTGGACAAGTCCAGGACGTTTCGCATGGGGCCGAGTGGGGAACCGGATGAGCAGCATCCCAACAGCATTCTCAAGGTCTGAGACGGATCATGATCAATCTGGAACAGCTCAAGAAGGACATCGTCGAGAGTCACGTCTGGAAGTCGATCTTCCGGCACGGTTACGAGGACACGCCGCGGAACCGCGTGCTCATGGTGACGGGCAACGTGTGGATGCACCTGCATCCCGCCAAGGTGCGCAAGCACGCCGTGCGCATGCGCTTCACCTGGTGCATGGGGGGGCTGACCTTCCTCATGTTTCTGCTCACGGTGGTGACCGGCATCTACCTGATGTTCTACTACCGGCCGGTGCCGCAGTACGCCTACGCGGACATGAAGTACCTGGAGTTCGACATGCCCTTCGGCATGCTCATGCGCAACATGCACCGCTGGGCGGCCCACGCCATGGTCATCTTCGTGTGGCTGCACATGTTCCGGGTCTTTCTCACCGGTTCGTACAAGCCGCCGCGGGAATTCAACTGGATCGTCGGCGTGCTGCTGCTGGTGCTGACCCTGCTGCTGAGTTTCACCGGCTACCTGCTGCCGTGGGACCAGCTCGCCATCTGGGCCGTCACCGTGGGCTCCAACATGGCCCGGGCCACGCCCCTGCTGGGGCATGAGGGACCCTTCGCCGAGTTCGTCGGCGCCAACCCGATCTACGACGCGCGGGCGTTCTTGTTCGGCGGCGGCGATATCGGCCCGCACACGCTTTTGCGGTTCTATATCCTTCATTGCATCTTCATCCCGCTGGTGGCCAGCCTGCTCATGGCCGTGCACTTCTGGCGCATCCGCCGGGACGGCTTCTCCGGCCCTCCGCTCTAGGTTCGTCGGCGCACGGGTTTCATCGCTAAGGGAAAGGGTGCCATCGTATGGCTGAGGCCGAGGAAAGAAGCCGGACGATCGTCATCGACGACAAGATTCACACGTGGCCGCATCTGGTGCGGGGCGAGTTTCTGGTGACCATCTTCGTGTTGGTGGCCATGACGCTGTGGTCTCTGCTGGTGGACGCACCGCTGGAAGAGCCCGCCAACCCGGCGCGGACGCCCAACCCCTCCAAGGCACCGTGGTATTTCCTCGGTTTGCAGGAGATGCTGGTGTACTTCGATCCCTGGTACGCCGGGGTGGTGCTGCCGACCTTCATCATCATCGGCCTCATGGTGATCCCGTTCATCGACATCAACGCCAAGGGCAACGGCTACTACACCTTCAAGGAACGGAAGTGGGAGATCCTGACCTTCGTCATCGGCTTCCACATCCTCTGGGTGGTCACGATCATCATCGGGACGTTCTTCCGCGGGCCGGGGTGGAACCTGTTCTGGCCGTGGCAGCGGTGGGACCCCCACAAGGTGGTGGCCCTCACCAACGTGGATCTGCCCTACCTGGTGGGCCTGCGGGACTACTGGGTGCAGGCGGGTTTCGGCCTGTTCCTGGTGCTGTTCTACTTCGTGTTCTCGACGTGGCTGTTCTACAAGTGGGTGGTCTGGATCAAGGGCAAGGAGTTCATGATCCGCTGGGGCGTGGTCCGCTTCGCGATCACGTCCTTTCTGTTCATCACCATGATCGGGCTTCCAGTGAAGATGTTCCTGCGGCTGGTGTTCAACATCAAGTACATCATGGTTACCCCCTGGCTTAATATCTGATGTTCTATGTAGCAAAGCTTGTTCAGGCCCTCGGCCTTGCCGCCGTGGGTTTCACGTTGTTCGTGGGCATCTTCCAGGGCATAGCCATGGCCGAAGAGATCATCATGACCCTCATCGGCGTGACGGTGTTCTGGCTGGGGCGCGTGTTGGAGAGCAAGGCGGCTTGAAGTCGAGATGCGGATAAGTGCTGTAAGGGAGCATGAATGGCGGTTCGCGGCGTAGATCCGAATGAGGAAAAGAAGTCCTACGGGACGGTCTTTTTCGTAGGCTCCATCCTGTTGGTGGTGGTGTCCCTGTGGGCGATTTTCGACGACAACATCACCAGACGGGTGTGGAAGATACACCAGGCGGAGTTCATCAGCACGGACTACGAGCGCGCCGCGGCCGCGCTGGTCAAGGAGCAGGAGCGCCTGAACGCGGAACCGAAGTACGCCGAGTTGGTGAAGCAACGCGCCGCCGAGGTGGAGAGCCTCGAGAGCGGCGAGAAGGGCGCGCGCCTCGCGGAGCTCCTGGAGCTTCGGCAGCGGGTCGAAGTCGAGTACTTTGACGCGGACCAGGAGGTCAAGTTCGTCAAGAGCGAGCTGGACGAGGCTTGGTACGAGTTCGACCATGCGGTCCAGTTGGGGCAGGACGCGGGCCCGTACCGCAGGCACATCCAGGACCTGCAAGCCCAGCAACGCGCGCTGGAACCGGCGCTGGAAGCCGCGCGCAAGAAGCGCACCGATGTGAGGGCGGAGATCCGGGAGGTCCAGGGCGGCGTCAAGAAGATCGACGAGCAGCTCTACGAGCTGGAGGGCGACAAGCGGAAGTGGCAGCGGCAGATGGACAACGCCATCGTCACAGTAGGCCCGGAGGGCTTCCCGCAGTTCACTCTCTACAAGGTCCCCAGCATCCAGCAGGTGGTGCTCAAGGACTTCGACCGAAACAACTTCGACCAACACGTGGACCGGGTGGACCGGTGCCAATCGTGCCATATCGGTATCAACCGCGCCGGCTTCGACGACCTGCCGCAACCCCTTACGACCCATCCGAAACGCACGGTGTTCTTGGGCGATACCGCGCATCCGCCGCGTGTGTTCGGTTGCACCGCGTGTCATGACGGACAGGGCGAGGCGGTCAACAGCACGGCCCAGGCCCACGGCAACGTGAAGTTCTGGGAGCACCCGCTGCACGAGGACCACGACGTGGAGGCCAGTTGCGTCACCTGCCATATCAACGTCGCGGGTCTCGAGGGCGCCGAGGTGGTGGCGCGGGGGCAGCAGATCTTCGAGCAGGTGGGCTGCACCGGCTGTCATCTGGTGGAAGGGTACGCCGACATCCCCAAGGTCGGGCCGAGCCTGCGCAAGGTCCAGGCCAAGCTGGATCCCGGGTGGATGGTGGATTGGATCGAGAATCCGCGCGAGTTCAGGCCTTATACCCGGATGCCGCACTTCTATTTCAAGGAAGACGAGGCGCTGGCGGCGGCGGCGTACCTGTGGTCGGTTTCCGGGAAGGAATCCGACGCCTGGCTCAAGGACAATGCCGCGCCGGAGGGTTACCAACCGGGTGACGCGGCCATGGTGGAGAAGGGTCGGGAGCTGGCCCGCTCGGTGGGGTGCCTGGGCTGCCACGGTTTCGCCGAGGATGAGTTCACCACCCGGGTCGGGGGCAAGGACTTGGTGCCGAACCTGAAGGACATCGCCGCCAAGGCCAACCCCCGGTGGACCTACAACTGGCTGCTGGACCCCAAGAGCTACAACCCCGAAACGCGCATGCCGAGCCTGCGGCTCTCCGCGGACGAGGCGCTGGCGTTGACCACGTAC from Deltaproteobacteria bacterium includes the following:
- a CDS encoding cytochrome b N-terminal domain-containing protein, which produces MINLEQLKKDIVESHVWKSIFRHGYEDTPRNRVLMVTGNVWMHLHPAKVRKHAVRMRFTWCMGGLTFLMFLLTVVTGIYLMFYYRPVPQYAYADMKYLEFDMPFGMLMRNMHRWAAHAMVIFVWLHMFRVFLTGSYKPPREFNWIVGVLLLVLTLLLSFTGYLLPWDQLAIWAVTVGSNMARATPLLGHEGPFAEFVGANPIYDARAFLFGGGDIGPHTLLRFYILHCIFIPLVASLLMAVHFWRIRRDGFSGPPL
- the dapB gene encoding 4-hydroxy-tetrahydrodipicolinate reductase — its product is MKDSLGLIVCGVGGRMGGTIARLIQETPGVVLAEATDRAGSPRIGQDSGEVAGAGQLGVAVTDRIDAAAEGRRVIVDFTTPEASLTHMKAAAKAGIPIVIGTTGFQARHLRQIRTLGAKTPTVLAPNMSLGVNLLLGLVGQVARSLGDTYDVEIVEAHHRFKKDAPSGTALALARSAAEALGRKLERVGVPGRNGVSERKTSDIGLISVRAGDIAGEHTVLFGGIGERIELVHRAHSREAFARGAIRAAQWLADKDAGLYTMQDVLGLADGSSGPMASSR
- a CDS encoding c-type cytochrome; its protein translation is MAVRGVDPNEEKKSYGTVFFVGSILLVVVSLWAIFDDNITRRVWKIHQAEFISTDYERAAAALVKEQERLNAEPKYAELVKQRAAEVESLESGEKGARLAELLELRQRVEVEYFDADQEVKFVKSELDEAWYEFDHAVQLGQDAGPYRRHIQDLQAQQRALEPALEAARKKRTDVRAEIREVQGGVKKIDEQLYELEGDKRKWQRQMDNAIVTVGPEGFPQFTLYKVPSIQQVVLKDFDRNNFDQHVDRVDRCQSCHIGINRAGFDDLPQPLTTHPKRTVFLGDTAHPPRVFGCTACHDGQGEAVNSTAQAHGNVKFWEHPLHEDHDVEASCVTCHINVAGLEGAEVVARGQQIFEQVGCTGCHLVEGYADIPKVGPSLRKVQAKLDPGWMVDWIENPREFRPYTRMPHFYFKEDEALAAAAYLWSVSGKESDAWLKDNAAPEGYQPGDAAMVEKGRELARSVGCLGCHGFAEDEFTTRVGGKDLVPNLKDIAAKANPRWTYNWLLDPKSYNPETRMPSLRLSADEALALTTYLMTLGEKPEPDAAVVARLEDPANVAKGEKLVRKYGCAGCHDIPGMENESRIGVELTTFGSKPLEELFFGNDTSIKHSWKDWTYNKILSPRVYATERVEQLMPHFDLPEEDIEAVRVLLRGFIERKVPESFKADHAERAQQILAGRRKVQEYNCIGCHEIDGMGGYVRKYYEQNPTLAPPPLNGEGEKVQANWLFGFLQNPEDPIRPWLKVRMPTFGFDGPHADTFVNYFAGLSEVEIPYVHVDEAQVPAGYLEAGQTLFSDDYFECGSCHVQGDKTPEGPVEDWAPDLNLARQRLNPDWIEKWILDPQTLQPGTKMPSFYPGGPEDILGGDENKQIEALTDYIMTLGLQPATAAKADAAPSAESSEQPAVEGQSNQG
- a CDS encoding cytochrome C codes for the protein MAEAEERSRTIVIDDKIHTWPHLVRGEFLVTIFVLVAMTLWSLLVDAPLEEPANPARTPNPSKAPWYFLGLQEMLVYFDPWYAGVVLPTFIIIGLMVIPFIDINAKGNGYYTFKERKWEILTFVIGFHILWVVTIIIGTFFRGPGWNLFWPWQRWDPHKVVALTNVDLPYLVGLRDYWVQAGFGLFLVLFYFVFSTWLFYKWVVWIKGKEFMIRWGVVRFAITSFLFITMIGLPVKMFLRLVFNIKYIMVTPWLNI
- a CDS encoding ubiquinol-cytochrome c reductase iron-sulfur subunit, which gives rise to MATSEKREIKRGIWSRRDFFGRLGWLGFGAFSLVSLFGFMRSAFPRVLFKPPSTFKAGFPTDYAIGEVSEKFKKDFRVWIVREEVGFYAISSICTHLGCTPRWLSAESKFKCPCHGSGFFKSGLNFEGPAPRPLDRFEIAVAEDGQLVVDKSRTFRMGPSGEPDEQHPNSILKV